The stretch of DNA ccgacccgaaatgtcacccatccatgttctccagatatgctgcctgaggtactccagcactgtgtgtcttttttttttataaaccggcATCTCCAGTTCCTGTAATTGAGTGACCATGGCTTATTTGTGAATggttgtagcgccagagacccgggtacaatcctgactacgggtgctgtctgtatgaagtttgtacgttctccccgtgactgtgtgggttttctccaggtgtggcggtttccacccacactccaaaggcgtacagatttgtacgttaattggctttggtaaattcgtccccatctatgcctcttgtaattttatgtacttccatcaagtctcccctcaacctctgacgttccagagaaaacaatccaagtctttccaacctctccctgtagctgaaaccctctaatccaggcggcattctggttgacctcctctgaaccctctccagagcttgCACTTCTTTCTGTAATGGGGATGAGCAgcattgcacgcaatactccaaataataCTTAAGTTAGGGCtgcatttgacaatagacaatagaccatagatgcagaagtaagccattcagcccttcgaaccagcaccgccattcactgtgatcatggctgatcatccacaatctgtaccccgttcctgccttctccccatatcatataaccatataaccatataacaattacagcacggaaacaggccatctcgacccttctagtccgtgccgaacacataatctcccctagtcccatatacctgcgctcagaccataaccctccattcccttcccgtccatataactatccaatttatttttaaatgataaaaacgaacctgcctccaccaccttcactggaagctcattccacacagctaccactctctgagtaaagaagttccccctcatgttacccctaaacttcagtcccttaattctcatgtcatgtccccttgtttgaatcttccctactctcagtgggaaaagcttttccacgtcaactctgttccctcatatcccttgactctgctatcttttagagctctatctaactctctcttgaaagcctacagagaattggcctccgctgccttccacagatttacaactccctgggtgaaaaagtgtttcctcatctccattctaaatggccttctccttattctcaaactgtggcccctggttctggactcccccaacatggggaacatgtttcctgcctctagcgtgtccaatcccttctcctctcatccttccaaattccagtgtgtacaagcccagtcgctccattctttcaacatatgacagtcccgcaatcccgggaattaacctggcggacctacgctgcactctctcatttGGATTGCCTGCTGACCTAACTGCATACGGGAGTGTGTGCAGACTGGCTCATGTAACCCAAGAGCAAGTTACTCCCGAGGAATAGTATGTCACTTACAAAAGACGAATTATGTAACCTGAACTCTCATATAATCTCCAGTGGGTCAAACATATTGATTCGTTTGTCCTGAAAACTATAACGAGAAATAAGTAGCGATGATATTTATTGGTGTGTCGCGATGAAGCGTTTCTGGAGCGGGGAATTCAGCTGTTCATGTTCTTGTTCTAggcccagaattaggccattcggcccatcaggtctactccaccattcaatcatggctgatctatctcgacCTCtcaaaaccccattctcctgccttctccccataacccccgacacctttaCTGATCAGGACTCTGTCAgtccccaccttaaaaatatccattgacttggcctccactgattcaccatccggagtccaaagaaattcctcctcatagaaacacagaaaataggtgcaggagttggccatttggcccttcgagcctgcacctccattcaatatgatcatgactgatcatccaactcagtatcccgtacctcatctccttcctcctttaattctgaggctacgacctctggtcctagactctcccacgagtggaaacatcctctctacatcagctctatccaggcctttcactattcggtaagtttcaatgaggccccctcccctcatccttctaaactcaattaGAGGACACATATTGagtggtatacaaaaatgctggagaaactcagcggatgcagctatgatgctgctgcacccgctgagtttctccagcatgtttgtgtaccttcgattttccagcatctgcagttccttcttaaacatattgagTGGTGACCAGTTCCAGTCATTAGATTGCTGCATTGGAAGCCATGGTGCAGCATTTGGTGGAAGGGACTACGAACCATCtccctacagtctgaagaagggcctcgacccgaaacgtctcctattccttcgctccatagacgctgcctcgcccgctgagtttccccagcagttttgtctaccttcgatttttccagcacctgcagtcctacACAAAttacttttcattttttttttttaaatgccccgCATGAAGAAACAACCAACTGCAAACACTGCTTTACCAAGAAAACACACACaaggaaagtgctggagtaactcagcgggtcaggcagcatctctggagaacaaggataggtgacgtttgatcctaaacatcacctatccatgttcttctgacccgcggagttactccagcatcctgtgtctTTCCACAGCACTGCATGTACCTAgtatacaggtgtcgggggttatggggagaaggcaggagaatggggttaagagagagagacaggtcaGCCTGTCGGATTGATTGacagagtagacccgatgggccgaatggcctaattctgctcctttcacttatgacttTTGCCTGTTGGAATTTTTATACTTTTAAGATTTTCATGCATTAAATTCTAAAAGTGTATAAACTTTGCAAGGTTCCATCGATGCTAAATTGGTTGCCCTTCCTACAAGGTAACAGTGTTCGAGTGTAAACTGAACCAGCAATGATGAGGTGctaggagtcatagtcatagtgatacagagtggaaacaggcccttcaacctaactcgcccacaccggccaacgtgtcccagctacactagtcccacctgcctgcgtttggtctacatccctccaaacctgtcctatccatgtccaaatgatcagccatgatcacaatgaatggcggtgctggcttgaagggccgaatggcctcctgcacctattttatatgtttctatgttctacctgtctaactgttttctgCACTCCAAGATCGCTCTGCTCTGtctccaccggcagctcgttccatacaccctccaccctttgtgtgaaaaagttacacctcatgtttccattcatttttttccccttcaccttaaacctatgtcctctggtcctcgatttccctactctgggcaaaagactctgtgcatctacacgatcttCTCCTCTCATGGATTtagacacctcaataagatcactcctcttcctcctgcgctccaaggaatagagtcccagccctgctcaacctctctacccttagctcacaccctctagcctaggcaacatcctcgtaaatcttctctgcaccctttccagcttgccaacatatttcctgtaacatggtggccagaacaagggggtcacagtttaaggataagggggaaatcttttaggaccgagatgaggaaaacatttttcacacagagagtggtgaatctgtggaattctctgccacagagggtagttgaggccacagttcatcggctatatttaagagggagttagatgtggcccttgtggctaaagggatcagggggtatggagagaaggcaggtacaggatactgagttggatgatcagccatgatcatattgaatggcggtgcaggctcaaagggccgaatggcctactcctgcacttattttctatgtttctatggccaaaactgaacacaataaactgaatgcggcctcaccaacgtcttatacaagtgcaacatgacctcccaacttctatactcaatattctgactggtgAATGCCAATGAGCTGAACGTCTCTTTGCCCACCATATCTGCCTGTgatgtatgttgccaggactcgagggcccgaGCTATAGTTTGAGTGCGGTACAACGAaaggcttctgttgcgtgctaaccagtcagcggaaatacaagacatgattgcaatcgaaggttgacacaaaatgctggagtaacccagccttgacaggcagcatctctggagagaaggaatgggtgacgtttcgggtcctgctgagttactcgagcattttgtgcctaccttcaatttaaaccagcatctgcagttctttcccacacgtgATTACAGACGAGCTGCCCGAATGCACAAATACAtggtgaagggaataacgtgatcAACGGCAGAGGTTAAGTTCTTCAGAGATTAAATATCTTCTTGAGTTACTtataagtaggcatgcaggtgcagcagacagtgaagaaagcgaatggtatgttggctttcatagcaaaatgatttgagtataggagcagggaggttctactgcagttgtacagggtcttggtgagaccacacctggagtattgcgtacagttttcgtctcctaatctgaggaaggacattattgccattattgccatagagggagtgcagagaaggttcaccagactgattcctgggatgtcaggactatcttatgaagaaagactggatagacttggtttatactctctagaatttaggagattgaggggggatcttatagaaacttacaaaatccttaaggggttggacaggctagatgcaggaagtttgctcccgatgttggggaagtccaggacaaggggtcacagcttaaggataagggggaaatcctttaaaaccgagatgagaagaacttttttcacactgagagtggtgaatctctggaactctctgccgcagagggtagtcgaggccagttcattggctatatttaagagggagttagatgtggcccttgtggctaaggggatcagggggtatggagagaaggcaggtacgggatactgagttggatgatcagtcatgatcatattgaatggcggtgcaggctcgaagggccgaatggcctactccggcacctaatttctatgtttctatgtttctatgtaagaacgtTTGTGCTTactgccatatgttgatagaatagagcggctgggcttgtatacactggaattggGAAGGATGATAGGggcttttattgaaacatataagattattaagggattggacaccctagtggcaggaaacatgttcccgatggtagacaaaagtgctggagaaactcagcgggtgcagcagcatctatggagcgaaggaaataggcaacgtttcgggctgaaacccttcttcagactaaacatgttcccggtgttgggggagtccagaaccaggggccacagtttaagaataatgggtaggctatttagaatggagatgaggaaaaaaccttttcacacagagagttgtgaatctgtggaattctctgcctcagagggcggtggaggccggttccctggatactttcaagagagagctcttaaagataatggagtcaggggatgtggggagaaggtaggaacggggtacagattggggatgatcagccatgagcacattgaattgaggtgcaggctcgaatagccgaatggcctactcctgcacctattgtctattgtctattgaatggcagtgctggctggaagagccgaatggcctactcttgcgccCATTGTCTATTGCTTTGACTTGGTTGTGCGTTCTAATGTGCTTTTGTTTCTTCCTACCGCAGGTGTGTGACTGGTGTAAGCACATACGACACACTAAGGAGTACCTGGACTTTGGTGACGGGGAGCGTCGCCTGCAATTCTGCAGCGCCAAATGCCTCAACCAGTACAAGATGGACATTTTTTACAAAGAGACGCAGGCCAACCTCCCGGCGGGCTTGTGCAGCACCATGCACCCGGCGGCAGCGGAGAAGAAGTCCGAGCACATGGGCGTGCAGCAGCTGCTGACTCCAGAGTCTTGGAACATGCCGCTGTCTGACATTCGCAGGAAGCCGCCGTCCCCGGTGGCACCTTGCCCGCAGAGCCAAGTCCccgtcccctcctcctcctccccgtccGACCACCCAGCCAAGCTCCACACCCCCGTCTCCAAGGCGAGCGGGACGATGGATGGCCCCGGTGTCCAGGTCCAGCAGCCGCTGCCCCCCGGGCTGGGCGGGGTAACCGTGGGCAACAACCCCCCCTCCATGGTGATGACCAACCGCGGGCCGGTCCCTCTGCCCGTCTTCATGGAGCAGCAGATGATGCAGCAGATGTGCCCCCCGCCGTACATCAGGGGGCCCCCGCCACCTCACACCCCGAGCCCCAACAGCCCGCTCTCCAACCACCTGGTCCCAGGGCTAGGCCCCAGGTCCATGGGCCCCAACTCCAGCCCCATGCAGCACCGCTCCATGCTctcgccccaccccccacataccccccccccccacccccagggcTTGCTCCCGCCCtcggccgccccccccccctccccaacgtctcccttcccccccacacaacctGATGGCCAACAGCGGCCACATGCACCTGCCGCACCTGATGAACTTTGGCGTGCCCTCGCTCTCCCCGCtggtgcccccccccaccctgctggTGCCCTACCCCCTGATCGTGCCGCTGCccgtccccatccccatccccatccccatcggCCACGGCTTCAGCTTCGGCCCGCGGAGCGGCGGCTCGAACGGCCTGGTGGGCTCCAGGGCCGGCGAGGACGCTGGCAAGGAGGCCGCCAATTCCCCGGCTTCCACCGGCCACTGCAAGCCCCCCACCATCAAGAGCCCGAGCTCCCCCTTCAACCtgccgcccccgcccccgccccccttccccctcgACGCCAGCCGGGGCGACATCGTCGACCTGACCCTCAGGCTGAACGGCCCGGCCTTTCAAGGCGACTTCCCGCCCTTTTTCCCCGACGCCTCAGACTTCCCGCACAACGAGGTCATCGACCTGACCATGAGCCGTCGAAGCAGACTCAATCACGCCCTCCACCCGCCCCTGCGGGCGTCCGTCAAGGTGGAGGACGAGAGCGAAGGCCGGAGCCTGGTGGACTTGACCCTTTCCAGTCCGGACAAACGGAACTGCTTGGACTGTAGGGACTCGGACCCTCTTGAGCCCAAGGTGTTGGCGTGCAGTGGCGTCTCCCACTGCCTGCACTCGGGAGACTCGGACACCACCGCCAGCACCACGTCGCCTTGCAAGCCGCTCACCAACGGCACCAAGGACCTGGACGGTCCCCACTGCTTGGAGAGCCCCTCAGACCAACAGCAACCACAAGCCAACAACAACCAAGAACCACAGTCGCCGCCCACACCGCAGTCGCCACCGCGgctacaacaacaacaacaacaacaggcgCTGGAGACGATCGCCGCCAACGAGCTGGAGTCAGTCAAAGAAAACAACTGCTCGTCGAACTGTGCGctggaggtggtagaggcaggtaagaAGGCCTCCGTTGCATCACCCCCGGGTGGGGTGGACAGGCAGGATGTGAGTCACAATCCTGCAGATGAGGACCATGCATATGCCTTGAGAGTAGTGCGCAAGACAGGCTGCTTCGTACAGCCTGTGCCAAAAGCCACCGAAAAGACTGCCATAGCACCCTGCCTAACCTCCACGCCAATACTCAACACAGGCCCCGACGACAGTCCGCCGCCCGCCAAACGCAGATGTCTCCGGATTCGAAACCAGAACAAGTAAAGGTTTGTTTTCAAAAAgcgtttaccaaaaacaaaaaaaaacccgaaAGGCAACACACACTTGAggacaacagagag from Leucoraja erinacea ecotype New England chromosome 5, Leri_hhj_1, whole genome shotgun sequence encodes:
- the sobpa gene encoding LOW QUALITY PROTEIN: sine oculis-binding protein homolog A (The sequence of the model RefSeq protein was modified relative to this genomic sequence to represent the inferred CDS: deleted 1 base in 1 codon), which gives rise to MAEMEKEGRPPESKRSRKPAHPVKREINEEMKNFAENTMNELLGWYGYDKVELKEGEDIEIKNYPLDLEGRQHVSVLKENSLPKLKLSEDSVIASPTNSISSYPGMTAGNGLSDSPAGSKDHGVASIIMPLIPPPILKPPTDDELINVQIVCAWCQKLGIKRYSLSMGSEVKSFCSEKCFAACRRAYFKRNKSVPLTTDGCPFESSPGSHHVQQDRIKDTTVCDWCKHIRHTKEYLDFGDGERRLQFCSAKCLNQYKMDIFYKETQANLPAGLCSTMHPAAAEKKSEHMGVQQLLTPESWNMPLSDIRRKPPSPVAPCPQSQVPVPSSSSPSDHPAKLHTPVSKASGTMDGPGVQVQQPLPPGLGGVTVGNNPPSMVMTNRGPVPLPVFMEQQMMQQMCPPPYIRGPPPPHTPSPNSPLSNHLVPGLGPRSMGPNSSPMQHRSMLSPHPPHTPPPHPQGLLPPSAAPPPSPTSPFPPHNLMANSGHMHLPHLMNFGVPSLSPLVPPPTLLVPYPLIVPLPVPIPIPIPIGHGFSFGPRSGGSNGLVGSRAGEDAGKEAANSPASTGHCKPPTIKSPSSPFNLPPPPPPPFPLDASRGDIVDLTLRLNGPAFQGDFPPFFPDASDFPHNEVIDLTMSRRSRLNHALHPPLRASVKVEDESEGRSLVDLTLSSPDKRNCLDCRDSDPLEPKVLACSGVSHCLHSGDSDTTASTTSPCKPLTNGTKDLDGPHCLESPSDQQQPQANNNQEPQSPPTPQSPPRLQQQQQQQALETIAANELESVKENNCSSNCALEVVEAGKKASVASPPGGVDRQDVSHNPADEDHAYALRVVRKTGCFVQPVPKATEKTAIAPCLTSTPILNTGPDDSPPPAKRRCLRIRNQNK